From Rutidosis leptorrhynchoides isolate AG116_Rl617_1_P2 chromosome 3, CSIRO_AGI_Rlap_v1, whole genome shotgun sequence, a single genomic window includes:
- the LOC139896295 gene encoding large ribosomal subunit protein bL12c-like yields MASSTLSTVTLRSFSNAPRATALPSLISPKQTLEFPIRTTRLTHRSTFLRPVAAVATDEKVVQLGDEISNLTLAQAQTLVEYLQDKLGVTAASFAPAAVVAAPGGAGAEAPVAVEEKTEFDVVIDEVPSNARIATIKAVRALTSLALKEAKELIEGLPKKFKEGVSKDEAEDAKKQLEEAGAKISIV; encoded by the coding sequence ATGGCGTCTTCAACACTCTCTACAGTCACTCTACGCTCCTTCTCCAACGCTCCACGCGCCACCGCTCTTCCATCACTCATTTCCCCCAAACAAACCCTAGAATTCCCCATTCGTACCACTAGACTCACTCACCGCTCAACTTTCCTCCGTCCAGTCGCCGCCGTTGCCACCGATGAGAAAGTCGTTCAACTAGGCGATGAAATATCCAACCTAACTCTAGCTCAAGCACAAACACTCGTCGAATACTTACAGGACAAGCTCGGAGTCACTGCCGCTTCGTTCGCTCCGGCTGCCGTCGTCGCCGCACCTGGTGGCGCCGGAGCGGAAGCGCCGGTAGCTGTGGAAGAGAAGACGGAATTCGATGTTGTAATTGATGAAGTTCCGAGTAACGCGAGAATTGCGACGATTAAAGCAGTTAGGGCTTTAACGAGCTTAGCGCTCAAAGAAGCGAAAGAGCTGATTGAAGGACTACCAAAGAAATTTAAAGAAGGTGTTTCAAAAGATGAAGCTGAAGATGCGAAGAAACAGCTTGAAGAAGCTGGAGCTAAAATTTCGATTGTTTAG